The following coding sequences lie in one Rhea pennata isolate bPtePen1 chromosome 10, bPtePen1.pri, whole genome shotgun sequence genomic window:
- the STOML1 gene encoding stomatin-like protein 1 isoform X2, translating to MFSRSGYQALPLGDFDRFQQSSIRLYGAQKGFFSFGSKQDPLGQTSNAADSSQGWLSWICHGIITSLVFLLMVATFPISGWFAFKIVPTYERMIIFRLGRIRAPQGPGIVLLLPFIDNWQRVDLRTRAFNVPPCKLTSKDGAIISMGADVQFRVWDPVLSVMMVKDLIATTRMTAQNAMTKTLLKKSLREIQAEKLRIGEQLLVEINDMTKSWGLEVDRVELTMEAVLQLPQESITGPLATLPPVPGLEGLDSTIQQLAAHLFSNTLTGSANSTPEADSMEIVNEVESPTAAIPTASARRKPSADELLSAVELFLSEQLVGQVGASYQVNITLPSGARSTYFIDLSSGSGRAGRGLPESSPDVVLEMSEKDLQDLFLGELRPLSAYMSGRLQVKGDLHVALKLEELFRAMKQRR from the exons ATGTTCAGCCGGTCAGGATACCAAGCCCTTCCCTTGGGAGACTTTGACCGCTTCCAGCAATCCAGCATTAGGCTCTATGGTGCCCAGAAAGGCTTCTTCTCATTTGGATCCAAGCAAGACCCTCTGGGGCAGACCTCAAATGCAGCAG ATTCCTCACAGGGCTGGCTGTCCTGGATCTGCCATGGGATTATCACATCCTTGGTCTTCTTGTTGATGGTTGCCACCTTCCCCATCTCGGGCTGGTTTGCCTTCAAG ATCGTGCCCACCTATGAGCGAATGATCATCTTCCGCTTGGGCCGCATCCGGGCACCGCAGGGGCCAGGCattgtcctgctgctgcctttcatCGATAACTGGCAGAGAGTGGATCTGAGGACAAGGGCCTTCAACGTGCCACCCTGCAAG CTGACCTCCAAGGATGGTGCCATCATCTCGATGGGCGCTGATGTCCAGTTCCGGGTATGGGACCCAGTGCTGTCCGTCATGATGGTGAAGGACCTCATCGCCACCACTCGTATGACAGCGCAAAATGCCATGACTAAGACCCTGCTGAAGAAGAGCCTTCGTGAGATCCAGGCCGAGAAGCTGCGGATTGGAGAACAACTGCTA GTTGAGATTAATGACATGACCAAGTCCTGGGGCCTGGAGGTAGATCGAGTGGAGCTGACCATGGAGGCCGtgctgcagctgccccaggAGAGCATTACGGGCCCCCTCGCCACCCTGCCACCAGTGCCGGGGCTGGAGGGGCTCGACAGCACCATTCAGCAGCTGGCTGCCCATCTCTTCAGCAACACTCTGACAGGCAGTGCCAACagcaccccagaggcag ACAGCATGGAGATTGTGAATGAGGTGGAGTCTCCCACTGCTGCCATCCCCACCGCCAGCGCCAGGAGGAAACCCAGCGCAGACGAGCTGCTCTCAGCTGTGGAGCTCTTCCTGTCTGAGCAGTTAGTCGGCCAGGTGGGAGCATCTTACCAGGTCAACATCACCCTGCCGAGCGGAGCCCGGAGCACCTATTTCATTGACCTTTCCTCAG GCAGTGGGCGAGCTGGCCGCGGATTGCCAGAGAGCAGCCCTGATGTGGTTCTGGAGATGTCAGAGAAAGACCTGCAGGACCTCTTCCTGGGTGAACTTCGTCCCTTGAGTGCCTATATGAGTGGGAGGCTGCAAGTGAAAGGCGACCTGCACGTTGCTCTGAAGTTGGAGGAGCTTTTCAGGGCGATGAAGCAACGTAGATAG
- the STOML1 gene encoding stomatin-like protein 1 isoform X1 — protein sequence MFSRSGYQALPLGDFDRFQQSSIRLYGAQKGFFSFGSKQDPLGQTSNAADSSQGWLSWICHGIITSLVFLLMVATFPISGWFAFKIVPTYERMIIFRLGRIRAPQGPGIVLLLPFIDNWQRVDLRTRAFNVPPCKLTSKDGAIISMGADVQFRVWDPVLSVMMVKDLIATTRMTAQNAMTKTLLKKSLREIQAEKLRIGEQLLVEINDMTKSWGLEVDRVELTMEAVLQLPQESITGPLATLPPVPGLEGLDSTIQQLAAHLFSNTLTGSANSTPEAADSMEIVNEVESPTAAIPTASARRKPSADELLSAVELFLSEQLVGQVGASYQVNITLPSGARSTYFIDLSSGSGRAGRGLPESSPDVVLEMSEKDLQDLFLGELRPLSAYMSGRLQVKGDLHVALKLEELFRAMKQRR from the exons ATGTTCAGCCGGTCAGGATACCAAGCCCTTCCCTTGGGAGACTTTGACCGCTTCCAGCAATCCAGCATTAGGCTCTATGGTGCCCAGAAAGGCTTCTTCTCATTTGGATCCAAGCAAGACCCTCTGGGGCAGACCTCAAATGCAGCAG ATTCCTCACAGGGCTGGCTGTCCTGGATCTGCCATGGGATTATCACATCCTTGGTCTTCTTGTTGATGGTTGCCACCTTCCCCATCTCGGGCTGGTTTGCCTTCAAG ATCGTGCCCACCTATGAGCGAATGATCATCTTCCGCTTGGGCCGCATCCGGGCACCGCAGGGGCCAGGCattgtcctgctgctgcctttcatCGATAACTGGCAGAGAGTGGATCTGAGGACAAGGGCCTTCAACGTGCCACCCTGCAAG CTGACCTCCAAGGATGGTGCCATCATCTCGATGGGCGCTGATGTCCAGTTCCGGGTATGGGACCCAGTGCTGTCCGTCATGATGGTGAAGGACCTCATCGCCACCACTCGTATGACAGCGCAAAATGCCATGACTAAGACCCTGCTGAAGAAGAGCCTTCGTGAGATCCAGGCCGAGAAGCTGCGGATTGGAGAACAACTGCTA GTTGAGATTAATGACATGACCAAGTCCTGGGGCCTGGAGGTAGATCGAGTGGAGCTGACCATGGAGGCCGtgctgcagctgccccaggAGAGCATTACGGGCCCCCTCGCCACCCTGCCACCAGTGCCGGGGCTGGAGGGGCTCGACAGCACCATTCAGCAGCTGGCTGCCCATCTCTTCAGCAACACTCTGACAGGCAGTGCCAACagcaccccagaggcag CAGACAGCATGGAGATTGTGAATGAGGTGGAGTCTCCCACTGCTGCCATCCCCACCGCCAGCGCCAGGAGGAAACCCAGCGCAGACGAGCTGCTCTCAGCTGTGGAGCTCTTCCTGTCTGAGCAGTTAGTCGGCCAGGTGGGAGCATCTTACCAGGTCAACATCACCCTGCCGAGCGGAGCCCGGAGCACCTATTTCATTGACCTTTCCTCAG GCAGTGGGCGAGCTGGCCGCGGATTGCCAGAGAGCAGCCCTGATGTGGTTCTGGAGATGTCAGAGAAAGACCTGCAGGACCTCTTCCTGGGTGAACTTCGTCCCTTGAGTGCCTATATGAGTGGGAGGCTGCAAGTGAAAGGCGACCTGCACGTTGCTCTGAAGTTGGAGGAGCTTTTCAGGGCGATGAAGCAACGTAGATAG